In Leopardus geoffroyi isolate Oge1 chromosome D1, O.geoffroyi_Oge1_pat1.0, whole genome shotgun sequence, a single window of DNA contains:
- the LOC123601240 gene encoding olfactory receptor 51D1 encodes MLFLLFPDVDPGPGMQKPQLLVPVMATPNGTLVHPAYFLLVGIPGLGPDIHFWLAFPLCFMYAMATLGNLAIVLIIRVERRLHEPMYLFLAMLSTIDLVLSSVTMPKMASLFLTGIQEIGFNVCLAQMFLIHALSAMESAVLLAMAFDRFVAICHPLRHASVLTGPTVAKIGLAALTRGFVFFFPLPFILKRLSYCQTRMVTHSFCLHQDIMKLSCSDTRVNVVYGLFIILSVMGVDSLFIGFSYILILKTVLELASQGAALKAFNTCISHLCAVLVFYVPLIGLSVVHRLGGPTSLLHVIMANIYLLLPPVVNPVVYGAKTKEIRSRVLHMFSQGGR; translated from the coding sequence atgctgtttcttcttttccctgaTGTAGACCCTGGACCTGGCATGCAGAAGCCTCAGCTCTTGGTTCCTGTCATGGCCACTCCAAATGGAACTCTGGTCCATCCAGCATACTTCTTGCTGGTAGGAATCCCTGGCCTGGGGCCTGACATACACTTTTGGCTGGCTTTCCCCCTGTGCTTTATGTATGCCATGGCCACCCTGGGAAACCTGGCCATTGTCCTCATCATCCGTGTGGAAAGGCGTCTGCATGAGCCCATGTACCTCTTCCTGGCCATGCTTTCCACTATTGACCTAGTCCTGTCTTCTGTCACCATGCCCAAGATGGCCAGCCTCTTCCTGACAGGCATCCAGGAGATAGGATTCAATGTTTGTCTGGCCCAGATGTTCCTTATCCATGCTCTGTCAGCCATGGAGTCAGCTGTCCTGCTGGCTATGGCTTTTGACCGCTTTGTGGCCATCTGTCATCCACTGCGGCATGCTTCTGTGCTCACAGGGCCTACTGTGGCCAAGATTGGACTAGCTGCCCTGACCAGgggatttgttttcttcttccctctgcccttcatcCTGAAGCGGTTGTCATACTGCCAAACACGTATGGTCACACACTCCTTCTGTCTGCACCAAGATATTATGAAGTTGTCCTGTTCTGACACCAGGGTCAATGTAGTATATGGACTCTTCATTATCCTCTCAGTCATGGGTGTGGACTCCCTCTTCATTGGCTTCTCCTACATTCTTATCCTGAAGACTGTGTTGGAGCTGGCTTCTCAGGGGGCAGCACTCAAGGCTTTCAATACCTGCATCTCCCATCTCTGTGCTGTCCTGGTCTTCTATgtgcccctcattgggctctcagTGGTGCACAGGCTGGGGGGCCCTACCTCCCTGCTCCATGTGATTATGGCTAATATCTATTTGCTACTACCACCTGTGGTCAACCCTGTTGTCTatggagccaaaaccaaggagATCCGTTCACGGGTCCTCCATATGTTCTCACAGGGTGGCAGGTGA
- the LOC123602422 gene encoding olfactory receptor 51E1, producing MVDPNGSESSAKYFILIGLPGLEKAQFWLAFPLCSLYLIAVLGNLTVICIVRTEHRLHEPMYIFLCMLSGLDILISTSSMPRMMAIFWFNSTTIQFDACLLQMFAIHSLSGMESTVLLAMAFDRYVAICHPLRHATVLTLPRVTKIGVAAVVRGTSLMAPLPIFIKRLPFCRSNILSHSYCLHQDVMKLACADIRVNIIYGLIVIISAIGLDSLLISLSYLLILKTVLGLTREAQAKAFGTCVSHVCAVFIFYVPFIGLSMVHRFGKRHDSLLPIIMANTYLLVPPVLNPIVYGVKTKEIRQRILRLFHVTTHTSDP from the coding sequence ATGGTGGACCCCAATGGCAGTGAATCTAGTGCCAAATATTTCATTCTAATAGGCCTTCCAGGCTTGGAAAAAGCTCAGTTCTGGTTGGCCTTCCCATTATGCTCCCTCTACCTTATTGCTGTGCTAGGTAACCTGACAGTCATCTGCATTGTGCGGACTGAGCACAGACTACATGAAcccatgtatatttttctttgcatgCTTTCTGGCCTTGACATACTTATCTCTACTTCATCTATGCCCAGAATGATGGCCATCTTCTGGTTCAATTCCACTACCATCCAGTTTGATGCTTGTCTTCTACAGATGTTTGCTATCCACTCCTTATCTGGCATGGAGTCCACTGTACTGCTGGCCATGGCCtttgaccgctatgtggccatttGTCACCCACTACGCCATGCCACTGTGCTAACATTGCCTCGTGTTACCAAGATTGGCGTGGCTGCTGTGGTACGGGGTACTTCACTTATGGCACCCCTGCCTATCTTCATCAAACGGCTGCCTTTCTGCCGCTCCAACATTCTTTCCCATTCCTACTGCCTACATCAAGATGTCATGAAGCTGGCTTGTGCTGACATCCGTGTCAATATCATCTATGGCCTCATTGTCATCATCTCTGCCATTGGCCTGGACTCACTTCTCATCTCCTTGTCATATCTGCTTATCCTCAAGACTGTGTTGGGCTTGACACGTGAAGCCCAGGCAAAGGCATTTGGCACTTGTGTCTCTCATGTGTGTGCTGTTTTCATATTCTATGTACCTTTCATTGGGTTATCTATGGTGCACCGCTTTGGGAAGCGGCATGACTCCCTCCTGCCCATCATTATGGCCAACACCTACTTGCTTGTTCCTCCTGTGCTCAACCCTATTGTTTATGGAGTGAAGACAAAGGAGATCCGGCAGCGTATCCTTCGTCTTTTCCATGTGACCACCCATACTTCAGATCCCTAG